A window from Littorina saxatilis isolate snail1 linkage group LG9, US_GU_Lsax_2.0, whole genome shotgun sequence encodes these proteins:
- the LOC138977361 gene encoding complement C1q-like protein 4, whose protein sequence is MANNGNDWKRSADESNSELQKVIEALKAKVTSLEGEMSQVKSTVAKRQQQVAFTAHFNKGGPTTHSGNYNIPIAFSQVELNLGKGYDSKSGVFTAPVAGLYLFHLYVKGDGTKTTIDQFQLAIVNGKSELAKVTLHSELYKYARTSTSVATHVEAGQKVCVKFHDWPVRHSDSLSYDNWHDTSFTGVLICAD, encoded by the exons ATGGCTAACA aTGGAAACGATTGGAAGCGGTCGGCTGATGAAAGCAACAGTGAGCTTCAGAAAGTCATTGAAGCGCTTAAGGCAAAGGTGACTTCCCTGGAAGGAGAAATGTCGCAGGTGAAGTCTACAGTTGCAAAACGTCAACAACAAG TGGCGTTCACAGCTCACTTCAACAAAGGAGGACCTACCACCCACAGCGGCAACTATAATATCCCTATCGCCTTCTCGCAGGTGGAGCTGAACCTGGGCAAGGGCTACGATTCGAAGAGCGGGGTTTTCACGGCTCCAGTGGCTGGGCTCTACCTCTTCCACCTCTACGTCAAGGGGGACGGTACGAAGACAACAATTGATCAGTTCCAGCTCGCAATCGTCAATGGCAAGTCAGAATTGGCGAAGGTCACTTTACATAGCGAATTGTACAAGTATGCCCGTACTAGTACCTCTGTGGCCACACACGTAGAAGCCGGCCAGAAGGTgtgtgtcaagtttcatgatTGGCCTGTTCGTCATTCTGACTCCCTCTCGTACGATAACTGGCATGATACGTCTTTCACTGGCGTGCTCATTTGCGCGGACTAA